From the Pocillopora verrucosa isolate sample1 chromosome 11, ASM3666991v2, whole genome shotgun sequence genome, the window TTGCGTGGCCTCAAGCGCTAACCGGCGTGCGACCTATTCTGGAATTTGAACTACATACCTACGTTTCCGACTCGTTTCGGTTTCAAAAACCGGATGCTTCAAACAAGAATACTGTACCTTCACCCAACAATTGTTGCTAGATTGAGGATATAATTTCAAACATTACAGCTTTCGTAAGCAAATTACCATGTTCGTGCGGGAGAAAAATCTCTGGAAAAGAAAACTCTGGTGTCGATCCGGCATGCGGTTTTCCGGTAAAAGCATTTGATGTCTTACAAATGTGCCTTTACAAGTGTTGATCAATCTCAAACAAAGCACCTATTACTGTACCATTTTCGGAGGGCGAAAAAACGAAATTATTCCGTAAAATTGGGCAAAACACCCGACTGCTGTAAAATATTGACTGCACAATTTAATATGTAATATGGTAATATGTCAAGGGTGAGGGTAACATGTcttcatttccaaaaaaaaacatttcagcgtttcaacttttttttcttcagagattACTGTCCCAAAGACATGCCCAAAAATGCTGCATAGAATActctaatatttatttatatttcttattttgtttaaattcatatttttttattttcatttttattatattttctattttaatattttttatttaattattgatttattatttttaggatttttggGACCCTCGAGATATTACCCTCACCCTCGACCCTCGACGCTCGACCAAAAGGCAGACTCCCACCTGCCTCGTCATATTGACGAGTAAGATTACTTCCCAGAGGCGTCGAAGCGTTTTGGacaaagaaggaaggaaggaaggggggggggaaagagagTTGGGAAGCTGGGCAGTGCAATCCAAGTCAAACACGTGTTTCTTCTCAAACATCCTAATGTAGATTCTGTATATTTCTCGGCACGCGCACTAAATTTCAATGCAATCTCAAAATTGTTCATTATGTTCGTGACCGATTTTTGACAATGCATGCGTATGAAGATAATTGCTTTGTGGAACTTATGTAGTCTTGCAAGATGACAAAGGAATtgttgatgaaaagaacgcGAGATAGCACATTTGGTCCGGGAGATTTTAACACGAGCGTtagaaggaggggggggggggggtgggaagaCAGATCCATAAACTATCTCTGTCAGGGGATTGCTTCAAAGATTTCTACTCCCTCGATGATGAGTTCCCCCACCCCTGCCATCTTAATACTAACGGCTTTTACAGTATTTGCGTGATAACAATCTAGAGCGTTACATTCCTTCCTAATTACTTACTTTACATTCATAAAAATCGCTCTCATAACAAACGGCTCACTGGTTTATTGATTTCTGTCAATCATTGCTCTTACAGCGTTTCTCGTTGGAAGCCATGAGGCACTCCCTGATGTTGGCGAATGTACTTTCATGGAGTACTTTTGCACTGCTCGAAAATGCGCCACATTTTTCTATAAAGGACTGCAAAAGGACCCCAAAGGAAACTGTCTGTAAGTTCATTAAACTTTGAGGTGTTTTGAACGACGACTAATCCAACTTTAACGCAATACCGCGGTATCTGTCAGGTCGCCTGTTCTGTTCATGGGTTGCAATGGACTCTCACTTAAAAACTGCTTTAACTCTCAGTATCTTGTTTTCATTCCAGTGCAAAGTTTAACCAAATGAAAGACTGTGTGGTGAAGGTGGTGAAGTATTGTGCTGACTCACTGACAGACAGCACCATCAGAAGAATTGTAGACCAGAATTTCAACAGCAAAGAATGTTCTGAAGGCCCCGCTCTAATACCACCCTCGTCAGCGTCATCATTGCCTTGTTCCAGCTCTTTCGTCACTGAAGCAAACGCCTGTGGAAAGACCTTCCGGCAAATATTCCTCGCGGACAAATCGAATTCCTCTCTTTGCACGTGAGTTGGTGTAGACTATTTGTTTTTATACAATAAGCTGAATCATACAcgtattctgattggttgctttCCTATGATGTaaacgcatagatgacgtcaacGTTATCAACTATGCTTCtttgtgatttaaaataaattaaagagatTCCATGATGCCGTGGGTTTACTCAGAATGTATTTGCACTTGTTTGTTAAACATTAATAAATTAATGGAAATGATTGATTAGGGCGCAGTTGTGGAACACAgaacaattttacatttttgtctTGAGAATGTTTGAGAAAGTAACATATTTAGGAACAGGCgtaaaaatttatcaaattttcctAAGACAAGACTCAAACCATTATTCCCAGTTCTTTTCTTTATCCGAGTGTGTTCAAAAGGCCTTGACTTTACGTATCGTTAACTTTAGAAGACATCTAAATCCAccatatttctttcaatttaaagctccgcgaaaaaaaaatttaaaatccaaAAATTTGGAAGAGAAAAAGGACAAATAAAATTGCTCCTTGGTTGAGtattacaagaacaataaatataaatagaaatattttgATCATTGCTAATAGTAGTAGAATTAACCGACAGATTAAGAAGGCTCTTTATGCAGACCCAGTTAACTGTCAAAAGTGCAAGAAAACACCAATGAGCAGGCCACGTTCAGAGGGTGACGCGAGTTTTACCGATCAGAGTTGGCTCGGCTTTGTAAACCGAAATAGATTGAAATTAATGTAGTCTCAGATCCAAAACTGCACAACGAGGGAAACAGACATACTTAGGATGATTTTGTTAACTGTCATTCTTTCAGGGAGGAAGCGGAGAGGAAGAAGTGTCTGAAGAATCTGATCTATTCTGACTGCACCTTTTCCTCTGCTGAGAGAGAAGTCTTGGACTTGGCCCTCGCTGACTACAATCCTTTCTGCGCAAACAATCGGGACCCTGGGGCGACCGGAAATGATCAGTGCTATGGCGTGAAAGACATCAGTGGACCCGCTGGCATTAATGCAGCCGCTGGCATTAAACCTGGTGTAATGCAGGCGCTGTTGTTAGTTTTCATgtccatttgtttctttttcaactatTAAAGAGGTTTCGCTCTCCATCATTTTATTCCagtttgtaaacatttttagtCAAGTTTGATAGGTTTTTGTATCGGCGAAGCATTTGAATTAACTGCAAGCTTATCTTAagtctgaaatatttccttttagtAGTTGGATTTATAAcagtaattgaactgaaattgaaaataatgaaaattaaaataagtcTAAAAAACACATTCTTGCGACAACGGAGCATTTATGGGATATCTCCCTTAAAGTATGTAGCTTTTCTTTGATTCCCCCATACTGTCCGTGCGAGATTTCATGatcttcctccccccccccccctttccttCCCAACCACTTCAAAGAGTCAGTGTTACTATTTACTTCCTAACCCACAAATCGATAAGCAGAATACGAATCTGTTTTTTGTAGTAAAGATGGTGGATTTAAATGGTATCTCTTCGAACAACAGAAAATGTGAAAGCAGTTAAACACGAAATGAAAGATCTGTCAGATAAGCAAAACGATATTCTGAGCAACGAGAAGTCGGGAGTAGgtcaaaatattacaaaattaggCGGCAGGCGCGGATGGTTGCAAAAGCAACGATGACTTTGTCAGGTGTAAGTTCTGCTTGGCCACTGTAGATGACACCTGAATTTTCGTAGCAGCTTCGTTATTATTCATCGACAGCGAGCGAAAATTCCTTTATAGAGAAGACCAAAACCCTTGGCAATTgacaaattgatatattttcatGAAGCTAAAGAACGAATTAGGGTATCCCAAGAGGAATTTCAAGAAGTCTGAAATGAGCTGACAACAACCCTGATAGAACTAAAAAGGAATTTTCCATCTCACATTTGGAAAGATCGGCAATCGCGCAGtaataaagacaacaaaattaaaggagaagcGTTTACAACAGGGGGCATACTTGCTTCTTGCAAAACGTACCTCAAGAGAGCTATCTAGAGAGGTGTTTGATGCAATCAAAAGTGACAATAGTTTTACAAGCATTGCAACCATCGACGCTGAGTTAACCGGGAAATTGGTCAGGCGTCGTCATCTCTACTTTCTGCTATGGCTGCCAGAAAAATGGCATTTCTGACTActgagtctgcgaataaggaagaaataaatattttgccggcacgagatacgacaaggcctgagccttaggcccgagcatcatgggtaatgatgcagtggttTATTAGGGGGAGTATAGCACGTGATGTCCATCTAGTCATCAGAACCAACTGTCCACCTCTGactgataacaaatttatttggttCGAAAAACGTgacttattttgtttaattgtgaagcctcgtaggacAGGCTGACtactgctctgagtttgggccGTGGTTCCTtcccagatttcctgtcatatTTTTCCCCAAAcgggttttttctggcctccgTATAACCGTAGTGGTGTCCTTGTTCGGTTGCCAATCTCTGTTAATCCCGACTTGGTGAAGTTTAtatgttagtaatgtatacctaTTTTTGAATGTGTAGGGAGTTGACTGTATGTCAGGATTGTAAGTGGTTTATCAGTTGCgaatgtatgcatgtatgtatgcctcgggttggttctcggtaggcttccctaaataaacttatttggtttacattactgtgttatttgttgtgtagtggagactaAATAGGCATTTTAAATACAAACTTTCCTGTTACATGCAGCTAATAGTAgcccgtttaaaaaaaaaaggatgtgaaGAGTCAAGCTCGGACGAGGACTCTGCTAATAAATCGGACGAGGAGGTTATCGAAGGGTTAGCAGGAAGTGAAATCCGTGAGTCAGAGAGGGATGATGTTCAAAAGTCGGTAGATGGAGGCGTCTAAGAAGGCAGCCAAACAAGCTAGGGTTGAAGGACGTAGCTGTCACAATTTTAGTCACAAGCTAAACACTTGTTGATACATGTATAAATTTCCTACttctgttgttgctgtttgtaATGAAAGTGTCCGCCGCGTTTATCGAACGTTCTCACTGTAGGGATACATCTCAGAAACtcaataaaagtttaaaaattgctttacGGATCAAATCCCTGACTCCCAGCACAGCACAGAGAAATATTTCTGAATACCTATTACGTACTCCACTGAGGGCAA encodes:
- the LOC131777232 gene encoding uncharacterized protein, with amino-acid sequence MQISVRFTFIVVVAVAFLVGSHEALPDVGECTFMEYFCTARKCATFFYKGLQKDPKGNCLAKFNQMKDCVVKVVKYCADSLTDSTIRRIVDQNFNSKECSEGPALIPPSSASSLPCSSSFVTEANACGKTFRQIFLADKSNSSLCTEEAERKKCLKNLIYSDCTFSSAEREVLDLALADYNPFCANNRDPGATGNDQCYGVKDISGPAGINAAAGIKPGVMQALLLVFMSICFFFNY